A single Mangifera indica cultivar Alphonso chromosome 20, CATAS_Mindica_2.1, whole genome shotgun sequence DNA region contains:
- the LOC123204670 gene encoding uncharacterized protein LOC123204670 encodes MPPLKIAKAMMEMKKSAVLYHCPCPDGAFAALAAHLYFAASSLPSLFFPNTVYSPITPQQLPLHEIDHLYLLDFVGPPGFVQKIAPKVSRVVILDHHKTALEAAIEGDNVIKVIDMEKSGATIAYDYFKEKILDKTVLSQLEYARLLFDYIEDGDLWKWKLQNSKAFSSGLKDLNIEYSFQQNPSLFQQLLSLDVESVIRQGMVSLSHKQELIEDMLDQSYEIALGSGAFGHCLAVDADSVAELRSELGNQLAIKSCNLNLRGIGAVVYKVPELKNDKLVKISLRSVESEDTTPISQKFGGGGHRNASSFMLSTAEFEQWKLR; translated from the exons ATGCCACCGCTGAAGATAGCAAAAGCCATGATGGAGATGAAAAAGTCGGCGGTTCTCTACCATTGTCCTTGCCCCGACGGCGCTTTTGCAGCTCTTGCCGCACACCTATATTTTGCAGCTTCTTCTCTTCCCTCTCTCTTTTTTCCAAATACAGTTTACAGTCCCATTACGCCCCAACAGCTCCCTTTGCATGAAATTGatcatctttatcttcttgACTTTGTGGGGCCTCCCGGTTTTGTGCAGAAAATTGCTCCCAAAGTTTCAAG GGTTGTGATACTGGACCATCACAAAACTGCACTTGAGGCTGCAATTGAGGGAGACAATGTGATTAAAGTAATAGATATGGAGAAAAGTGGAGCGACAATTGCTTATGATTATTTCaaggaaaaaattttagataaaacgGTGCTTAGTCAGTTAGAGTATGCTAGATTACTTTTTGACTACATTGAAGATGGAGATCTTTGGAAATGGAAACTTCAGAATAGTAAAGCCTTTAGTAGTGGGTTAAAAGATCTAAATATAGAGTACAGTTTTCAACAAAACCCTTCCTTGTTTCAGCAG TTACTTTCTTTGGATGTGGAGTCCGTTATCAGACAAGGGATGGTGAGCTTATCTCACAAACAAGAATTAATTGAAGACATGCTTGATCAGTCATATGAAATTGCACTTGGAAGTGGAGCTTTTGGGCATTGCTTG GCAGTTGATGCTGATTCTGTTGCAGAATTGAGGAGCGAATTGGGCAACCAGTTAGCTATTAAAAGCTgcaatttaaatttaag GGGCATTGGAGCCGTTGTCTATAAAGTACCAGAGCTTAAAAATGATAAGTTGGTTAAAATAAGCTTAAGGAGTGTAGAGAGCGAAGACACAACACCTATTTCACAG